In Flavobacterium sp. GSB-24, the genomic window TTTACTGATGTGGTTACCTGCACCGATTTCAAACTTCCGAAACTAAAAAATGGAAAATACTATACAGCCACGGGAGGACCAAATGGTTCGGGAATGCAACTTGCAGAGGGAACAGTTATCAACACCACACAGACCATTTATATTTATAATGAATGGTCCAATTTTACTTCCTGCAGCAATGAAACGTTTTTTAAAGTTAATTACAACGGAATTGATGTGGGCAGTTTCAGCAATATAAATGTTTGTGACAGTTATACTCTGCCTCCGCTAAAATTGGGTAATTATTATGCACAGCCAGGAGGAAAAGGCGCTGTTATTCCGGCTGGAACTATTTTAACAACCTCGCAGACTGTTTATGTATATGCTGTTAGCGGTACACGTCTGACCTGCGTTAGTGAGAAAAATTTTTCAGTTACGATTTCCCAAACTCCTGTATTGGCCAATACTCCTGATGTGGCTATTTGTGAAAGTTATACTTTGCCTCCTTTAACTTTTGGAAATTATTACAGTGAACCCAACGCGGCGGGAAATCAATATGCAGCTGGGCAGAAAATAAGTACGAGTCAAAAAATGTATATCTACGCAGCCTCAGCCACAAATTCCAGCTGTTTTGCACAGGATGATTTTTATATTACCATTTATCCGTTAAAAAATTTCTCTGTACAGAACGGAGTCATTTGTGTTGATTATCAAACGGGAACATTACAGCATTCAGCACAATTGAATTCAGGAATCACTTCAACCGATTATACTGTAGAGTGGTATTTTAACGGAAATAAAGTAGGCACAGGACCAACTTATACCGCTATTCAGGACGGAACGTATACCGTTGTACCCTTTAAAAACATACCCGATGTTGGTAACGACTGCGGTTATAATCCAGCTACTGTAATTGTCGAAAAATCCAGTCCGGCAATTGCAACCGTAACCGTGTCGGATGAATTTGAAGATAATATTGATATCATTGTAAACCTCACTAACGGTTTCGGAACTTATGAATATCAGCTGGACGATGGTGATTTTCAAACCAGTAATATATTTCAGAATGTTGACTCGGGAGAGCACGCTATTACAATAAGAGACATAAAAGCCAATTGTGACAACCTTATTTTATTTGCCAAAGTGCTTAAATATCCTAAATTTTTTACCCCAAACAACGATGGGTACAATGACACTTGGAATATCCCAGATCTAGCTTATCAGCCAGAGGCGGTCATCACGATTTACGACCGTTATGGCAAATTACTAAAAATGATTAAGCCGTCTGGTGCTGGCTGGGATGGTAATTTTGACGGCAGTCCGCTTCCTTCTTCTGATTATTGGTTTCGGGTTACTTATACACAAAATGGTATGATTCAAGAATTCAAAGCTCATTTTAGCATGAAACGATAATTACTGGAAAGAGAAAAAAACTTCGTTTATAGTTATTAAGCCCTCAACTTTGTACCTTTGCAACTTAAAAACCTTTGTACCTTAAAAAAATGATTGAAGATAAAAATCAACAAAGAACTAGTATAGCTCAATTGGGCGAATTTGGCTTAATTGAACATTTAACCAAAAATTTTGATGTTACTCAGGAATCAACATTAAAGAGTATAGGCGATGATGCAGCTGTTCTTGATTTTAAAGACAAAAAAGTTGTAGTTTCGACCGATTTATTGATAGAAGGCGTTCACTTTGATTTGGCTTACATGCCTTTAAAACATTTAGGTTACAAATCTGTTGTGGTAAATGTTTCAGACATTTGCGCCATGAATGCAAAACCGACCCAAATTACTGTTTCTGTGGCGGTTTCAAATCGTTTTCCACTTGAAGCTCTTGAAGAGTTGTTTGCAGGAATTACACATGCTGCAAAAGAATATAAAGTAGATGTTATTGGCGGTGATACAACCTCATCTCAAAAAGGTTTAATTATCAGTATCACTGCAATTGGCGAAGCTGATGAAAACGAATTGGTTTACAGAAATGGAGCTAAACAAACTGATTTACTGGTTGTGACGGGAGATCTTGGTGCCGCTTATATGGGACTGCAGGTTTTGGAACGTGAAAAACAGGTTTTCCAGGTTAATCCAAACAATCAGCCAGATTTAGATCCGTACACTTATTTAGTGGAGCGTCAGTTAAAACCAGAAGCCCGAAAAGATGTTCGAACACTGCTTCATGCTTTAGATATTAAACCAACTGCTATGATCGATATTTCGGATGGGCTTTCGTCTGAGATTATTCATATTTGTAAACAATCAAAAGTAGGATGTAATTTATATGAAGATAAACTGCCATTGGATCCTCAGTTTATTTCTACCTGCGAAGAGTTTAATATCGACAGCACAACTGTTGCCATAAATGGCGGTGAAGATTATGAACTTTTATTTACAATTGACATTAATGATTTTGACAAAATAAAAGGAAACCCGAATTTCTCTGTTATCGGACATATGACGGAGGAAAATGAAGGAATACATCTTGTAACTCGTGCCAATACCAAAATCCCTTTAAAAGCGCGCGGATGGGATGCTTTGACCGAATAAATTTTTGAAAAATTCCAAATAAAAAATTCCAAATTCCACTACCGATCAACATAATGGGATTTGGAATTTTTTATTTTTGGAATTTCATTTTTTTAGAAAAGCCCTTTGCTTCTAGCTTCTTTAATCAAATCTTCGTCAGATCCGCTTCTAATTTTGAGCAGTTCTTTCAGATGTTTTTTTCTTTTTTCAATTGCATTTAAAGAGATTGGAATGTTTTGAAGCATCTCATTAATACTCGCTCCTTTTGATAAATGAACTAATATCTGTTTATCATACTGATCAATTTCGATAGCATTATGAGTCGATTGATTCAGCATTTTAACGACCGATTGACTGTAATATTTTTCGCTCTTCATTACTTTATCAAATGCCAAAAGCAATTCTTCAAAAGTAAGGTCGTTTTTAATTATTAGACCATTGGGCTGAATTGTTCTAATAATTGTTTTAATTTTTAGAAGTTCAGTATACATCGTAAGCAGAACAATCTTGCAAGAAGGCATTTTGTTTAAAATCAGTTTCGCCAGATCCTCGCCCGAAAAAATTTCTTTTTCTTCATAAGCAGGCATGCTGATATCTAAAAAAGCAATATCAAATGCAGGCGTGTCATTACTTTCAATTATATCATAAGCTGATCGACAATCATGTGCTTGTGAAATTAAAAATTCATATTGTTTTGGTTTGTAACGCGTTATTGCATTTTTGTATCCTTCAATAATAAATGGATGATCATCTACTATTAGAATATTTTTTTGAACCAATTCCGGAACTGGAGCTGTTAAATCAAATGTCATTATATTGCAGGTTATTATTTGGATCTATTGGGATTTTTACAATAAGGACGGTTCCTTCCGATTTGGCAGATTTTATGTTAACTGTCCCCTTACATTCTGTTGCTCTATATTCTATATTATGCAAACCAATTCCATTTTTGGTTTTTTTAGTATTAAATCCGACTCCATCATCTGCGATAGTTAAAATCAAATTATTATTTTCAATTTCAAACTCTACTTTAATAATATCTGCCTTTGCATATTTATTACAATTTTGAAGTCCTTCTTGAATAATTCGGTATAAATTGATTTTGACAATATTGCTTATTAATTCCCATTTGATATTAGGATCAAAAGAAGTAATCAATTTTGAGCTATACGTATTTCTCTGATCTTCAAATAGTTTATTTAGGATAGCAACAAAATTATTAATTAATTCTGATTTTTCCCTATTCAAATCATGAGAAATTTCTCGAATATCCTGTTCAATATTTTTAAGTTCTGCTAAATACTTTTTTCTTTTAGACGCCGCTTCAACTTCATCAACCTTATCCAAACTGTCCAAACTAATTCTAATTCCAAACATACGGCCTAAAACCCCATCATGTAATTCCTGCGCAACTTTTTTCTTTTCCTTAATTCTAGTCAGCTCAATTTCATTTTGCTGTGAGATCATCATATTATAAATGTCTTCATTCGCAATCTGCTGCTGTTGTTTAAAAATTAATTCACGGTTTTTAGCCTGCTGTGTTTTATAAACGTAAAAAAACAATCCGAGCAATGTACAAATACTAAAGACATAAACCAAGGTTTTATTTTTTTCTTGAAGATTGGAGTTTTGGTCTTTTATCTCGTTGGTTTCGTATTCGATACGAGAGAATTTTTCTCCCATATTTCTCTCTGCTTTGAGCATTTTATCATTTAATCGAATATATTCTTTTGAATACTTAGATGCATTTTGAGGATCTACAACAGCAATTTGTTTTAGAGCAAGTAAAGTATTCGCCAATTTATCTGAAGAACGCGACAGAAGCAAAGCTTTTTTC contains:
- a CDS encoding ATP-binding protein, translating into MNDFKSYHAISQLVLDRSISSKDSASIAKAYIYLGDYYGSKVISDSAFRNYFLAQKIYLQINDQYNLAKTLLSKASLQYNESDFFESEISVFKALSILKNQKNVNDQLYECYNLLGILYNEREEYEKALEYQNKALNTLNDKSIPADLQLKATSLNNIGFVYMRMKNYKQAIIYFEKGLKEKNLFEEKTILYAMLLDNLAYSKLKSKRLDGLPDQFYRSLKIRDSLGLKMAKISNQIHLSEYYAFKRDTFKAIQFSKKALLLSRSSDKLANTLLALKQIAVVDPQNASKYSKEYIRLNDKMLKAERNMGEKFSRIEYETNEIKDQNSNLQEKNKTLVYVFSICTLLGLFFYVYKTQQAKNRELIFKQQQQIANEDIYNMMISQQNEIELTRIKEKKKVAQELHDGVLGRMFGIRISLDSLDKVDEVEAASKRKKYLAELKNIEQDIREISHDLNREKSELINNFVAILNKLFEDQRNTYSSKLITSFDPNIKWELISNIVKINLYRIIQEGLQNCNKYAKADIIKVEFEIENNNLILTIADDGVGFNTKKTKNGIGLHNIEYRATECKGTVNIKSAKSEGTVLIVKIPIDPNNNLQYNDI
- the thiL gene encoding thiamine-phosphate kinase, producing MIEDKNQQRTSIAQLGEFGLIEHLTKNFDVTQESTLKSIGDDAAVLDFKDKKVVVSTDLLIEGVHFDLAYMPLKHLGYKSVVVNVSDICAMNAKPTQITVSVAVSNRFPLEALEELFAGITHAAKEYKVDVIGGDTTSSQKGLIISITAIGEADENELVYRNGAKQTDLLVVTGDLGAAYMGLQVLEREKQVFQVNPNNQPDLDPYTYLVERQLKPEARKDVRTLLHALDIKPTAMIDISDGLSSEIIHICKQSKVGCNLYEDKLPLDPQFISTCEEFNIDSTTVAINGGEDYELLFTIDINDFDKIKGNPNFSVIGHMTEENEGIHLVTRANTKIPLKARGWDALTE
- a CDS encoding response regulator; the protein is MTFDLTAPVPELVQKNILIVDDHPFIIEGYKNAITRYKPKQYEFLISQAHDCRSAYDIIESNDTPAFDIAFLDISMPAYEEKEIFSGEDLAKLILNKMPSCKIVLLTMYTELLKIKTIIRTIQPNGLIIKNDLTFEELLLAFDKVMKSEKYYSQSVVKMLNQSTHNAIEIDQYDKQILVHLSKGASINEMLQNIPISLNAIEKRKKHLKELLKIRSGSDEDLIKEARSKGLF